CCGCAATACGTTTATCGATGTAGGCCTGCGTTTGCGCTGCGGGAAGACCCAAAGCTTGCGGGCTCATCCAGGGCTCGATGCGGCTGCCGCCCCAATTGCTGGAAATCAAACCAATGGGCACTGCGGTTTTTTGATAAATGCGTTTTGCAAAGTAATAACCTACCGCAGTGAATTCACCACTGGTATCGCCCTGTGCAGTTTGCCACTGCCCGGGCAGCAGTTCGCTTTCAGGTGTGCGCGCCCAACTGCGCGCCACCTTAAATTGACGAATCTCAGCGAGATTCGTTGCAGCCATTTCTGCGCTGGCATTTTCGGTGTTGCGCAGCACCCACTCCATGTTGGATTGCCCGGAACACAGCCACACATCACCAAAAAGCATTTGCGTTTTGGTAACTCGATCGGTTCCTGCCACCACCATAAGGTCAATCGGGCCACCCGCAGGCCGCGCTGAAAAAGTCACCTGCCATTTTCCGTGGGCATCACTGATTGTTGTTAACTGCTGCTCCCCCAAAGTGACTGATACGTTTTGATTAGGCAGTGCGCTGCCCCAGACGGGAACCGGTGTGTCCCGTTGCAACACTGCATAATCATCAAGCTGACTTGGCAGCTGTATTTCAGCAGCGCTGAATGAACAACACAGGAGTGTGCACAGAAGTGCGGCAATGTTGGTTGATCGCATAGTCATTCTCTTTTTTATTTTGCGCCAGGTAAGCAAGTCACTATTTTACGATGCAATTGCGGCGGCGGTAATACGCAGATTGCGGTGCACTAATTGCCTTCTGATTGGCTTGTATTGCGCCTGATTACAGCACCAACAACAGTCGAACTTAGCGGATAATAAATACCCAAAAACTCTACTACTTTACTACCAAGAAGCCGCTGCATAAAAGTTAATCAAAATTTGTTCTAAATCCTTGTGGATAATTTAATCGATGTGATAATGTGTCCACTGTGGCGCGAAAATAAACATATACCGTACATATCGATTAAAAATCATTCGTAAAGCGCCCAGAAAAATAATACTAAAGAATTGTTTTTCTAAAAACTAAATTAGCACTTAATTATTGTTTCTTGTTTTCAACTTTCGTTTTTCCTTACCAGTAGGAGGTTAAAAAATGCGCTTTACAAAATCGTTGCTAAGCGCAACTCTGGCAGCGACTGCCCTTGTGCCACTGGCGGCATTTTCAGCCCCAGGTGCGTCACATCCCGGTGCAACATCCGCCAAGTCTCAGCTAGTATCATCCCTGTCTGATGCCGCCGAGCAAAGCCGCCGCTTAATTGGCAGCGCCGCCAGCCACAGTTTGCTAAATTCTGCCGATGGCGAATTCGCCAATGTACTGACTCAGGAGTTCAATTACATGACGCCTGAAAACGTTGGCAAGTGGGGCCCCTTACAACCCGGCGCCAGTGACCAGTGGTATTTTGATGCGCACGACGAAATGGTCGATTTTGCGGCAGCCAATAACATGGCCTATAAGGGTCACACACTGGTTTGGCACAGTCAGGCACCGAGTTTCATTAGCGATGACCTCAGCGCGGAAGAACTTCAGGAAGCCATCGACAACCACATTGAAACGACCATGCGCCGCTACAAGGGCGACATTTACGCCTGGGATGTCGTTAACGAAGCTATTGGTGACGACGCCGAATTTCGCGACTCGGTGCTGTATCGTACCTTGGGCGAAGATTTTATCGCCAACGCCTTCTACACTGCCGATGCGGTAGATCACAAAGCCCAGTTGTATTACAACGATTACAACATCGCCGGCATCAACGCCAAATCTAATAAAGTGTACGACGTATTAAAAGGCTTGGTAGAAGCGGGCGTGCCTATCGACGGTATCGGTTTTCAGGCGCACCTTGTTGCCTCGACCGCACCAAGTTACGCAGAACTGGTGGAAAATTTCACTCGCTTCGCCGAGCTGGGGTTAACCATCAACATCAGCGAACTTGATGTGCGCATCAGCAACCTTCCCTGGGACAAAGCCACCAATTTCGCGATTCAGCGCCAGGTCTATCACCGTGTGGTGGCCGCCTGTATGCGAGTTAAGAAGTGTGAAGGCATTACTACCTGGGGTATCAGCGACCAGTATTCCTGGATTGACTACACCTTCGGTGCCGACGACCCCCTCGCCTGGGACGAGCACTACAACAGAAAACCAGCCTACTACGGTATGATCGATGGCTTCATGGGCATAAACCCCGACGGTGAGGGCGCTATGCCCAACCTCATCGCCAACGGCAATGCCGAAGCCAGCGCCGATGGCTGGAGCAGTTGGACGGGCACCGTAGAGCGCATCGATATTCCCGGTGTTAAAAACGGCAACGCTATTAAAGTGGTTGATCGAACAGCAAGTTGGGACGGCGCCATCTACGATGTGACAGATGTGGTTCGTGAAAACCAGGCTTACGACGCCGCTGTTTGGGTTAGGGTCGACCAAAAAGCCAAACAGGATACTGTGCAGCTCAACGCGAAATTCCAGTGTGCAGGGGAAGACGCCCAGTACACCACCTTAGCGCAAAGCACCGCGCGCTTTAATAAATGGACACGCCTTACCGGTGAACTCACACTGCCCAATTGTGAGTTACAGGAAGTAGCCGTTTATGTTGCCGGCGCCGCCCCCGAAACCGATTTGATTGTGGACCGCGCCAGCTTGCGGCCCCAAATGTTTGTGCCTGATGCCAAGGGTTATGGCCCCAATATCGTAGCCAACAGCTTCTTCGAAGATAACGCTGACGGCTGGTTTGGTTTTGGGGATGCCATGGTAGAAGCGAGCCCGATCGATGCACAATCCGGCACCCAAAGCCTGTACGTGAGTAATCGCCTCGCCAGCTGGCAGGGACCAGCGACAAGCCTGCTCGGCGCGGCTGATGCTGGAGATACCTACGAACTGTTCAGCTGGGTGAGCGTCGATGGTGCTGATGCCTGGGTAAATGCCACCGTTAAAGCCAGTTGCCCCGACGGCGATCAGTACATCAACATCACCGGTCAAACCGTCTTTTCTGGAACCTGGACATTATTGCGCGGTACCTTTGAAGTGCCGGATTGTGACCTCTCCGGGTTGACACTCTACTTCGAAGGCCCTGGTGCCGATCTGGCAATGTTCCTCGACGACGTGTATGTGCGCAAAGATCTCGAAGCCTCCAGCGATAATCTCCTCGATAACGGTGGTTTCGAAAATGGTACCACTGGCTGGCAGGCATGGGGCGGTTCGAGCATTACTACCGCCAGTGATCGCGCCCACAGTGGTGACTACAGCGGCCTGCTTACCAATCGCAGTGCTTCGTGGCAGGGTCCGGTTTACGACCTGTTGAGTGAAGTGGTCGCCGGCGGCACTTATGACGTCAGTGCCTGGGGTATGGTGGCCGGCGTTGCCGAAGATACCTTGAATATCACGGTGAAAACCTCGTGTATCGTTGAAGGCGACAACTACCATCAGCTCGCATCCGTGACGGTGAACGACGCCAGTTGGACACCGTTACAGGGCAGCATCGTGTTGCCTGATTGTGACCTCACTCAGGTATTCCTGTACTTCGACGGCCCGGCTGCAGGAGTGGATGTTTACCTTGATGATGTTGTGATTACCGGTACCGCTGCACCAGAAGCCATCAACCTGGTGGCCAATGGTGACTTTGAAAATGGCTTGAATGGCTGGATCAGTTGGGGTGGAAGCCTTAGCGCCACTACCGAGCAGGCCAACAGCGGTAGCCAGAGTGCGCGGCTCTCAGCGCGCGTAGGAAGCTGGGAAGGCCCGGTGTACAACCTGCTGTCTGCCGGTCTCGAAGCGGGCGCTACTTACGATGTTAGCGCCTGGGGAAGAATTGCCGGCGTGGCGCTGGACTCCATGAGCATCACTCTGAAGGTGGTGTGTGACGATGGCGCCACCTCTTACCTCTGGGGCGGTGCTGCCGATGTTAGCGACGCCGCCTGGGCAGAAGTTTCGGGCAGTGTAACGGTTCCCGATTGCACCTTAACCGAAGCGTCACTGTATTTTGGCGGGCCAGCGCAAGCGGCCGATATCTATCTGGACGATGTTTCTGTAATCGCACAGTAACACCTGTTTCCGCTCACAGGATTAACGGCCGCCGAACCTCATTCGGCGGCCGTTTTTATTTCAGCTTTTACATTTATTAACAGATCAAATTTATATTAGCGTTGTCTACTATTTTACAGGAGTTGAATTTTGCTCTTTGTAGGGCCTACAACAGGCTCAAATGGATTTCATAAGGCGAAGCGCAATGCTATTTAATTCGCACAACAAAAAAGAGATCCATTATGCCCGACTATTTCAAAGCAACCCCAACAACCGACGGCCAATTTGGTGAATTTGGCGGAAGTTATATTCCTGAAGAATTGCAACAGGAAATGGACCGAATTACCGAAGCTTATTACTCCATTAGCAAATCCCATCAATTTATTTCCGAACTCCGCAGCATTCGCAAACATTTTCAGGGGCGCCCAACACCGGTTTATTACGCGGCAACACTTTCCAACAAATATGGTGGCCGTATTTATTTAAAACGCGAAGATCTCAATCATACCGGCGCCCACAAACTCAACCATTGTATGGGTGAAGCCCTGCTTGCGAAAACCATGGGCAAGAAAAAACTCATTGCAGAAACCGGGGCCGGACAACATGGCGTGGCCTTGGCCACTGCAGCAGCCTACTTTGGTTTGGAATGCGAAATTCATATGGGCGAAGTGGATATCGCCAAGGAACACCCGAACGTAGTGCGCATGAAAATTCTCGGGGCTAAAGTCGTACCTGTAGGCCACGGTTTAAAAACTTTAAAAGAAGCGGTTGATTCCGCGTTTCAAAGTTACCTGCAGGACCCAATTAATACCATTTACTGCATCGGTTCTGTAGTCGGGCCACATCCATTTCCCATGATGGTACGCGACTTCCAGCGTATTGTGGGCATTGAGGCACGCGAGCAGTTTTTTGAAATGACCGGAGAATTACCGGATAACGTTGTCGCATGCGTTGGCGGCGGTTCCAACGCCATGGGAATATTTTCCGGCTTTATCGAAGACGAGACATGCGAAATTTATGGTGTCGAACCATTGGGCCGCGGCCCGGGTACCGGCGACCATGCCGCCACCATGAGTTACGGCAAACCCGGCATTATTCACGGCTTTAAATGCTACCTTCTGCAAGATGAAAAAGGCGAACCTGGCCCGGTTTATTCCATTGCAAGCGGCCTGGATTACCCCGGCGTTGGGCCGGAGCATTCCATGCTTAAAGATACCCAGCGTGTTAAATATGAAGCGATTTCGGACGAAGAGTGTATTAGTGCGTTTTTCGAACTAAGTCGTAAAGAAGGCATAATTCCCGCACTGGAAAGCGCACACGCAGTCGCCTTTGCCACCAAGCTCGCGCAACAGAAGCCACGACAATCCATTTTGGTTAACTTGAGTGGCCGCGGCGACAAAGATATCGACTTTGTCACTGAGCACTACGGCACCGGCGAACCCAATTAAGCTAACAATTGACATGCCATTCCCAGAGTGACCCGCACAGCAGGACAGCGATAAATAATAATAATTTCAAGTGCCTTGTGTGTGCGGGCACTTCTGGATCGTCATACATTTCCCTGGATCGTCATACATTTCACGCGCACGAGACGTCGAGCGAATACTCAACAGATAAAAATTTCGACAGCGATGATCAGCTCACAAGGGGGTTAACTGCTCGATGTAGCGCATCCAACTCTCAGCGTGCTCAGATAGATAATTTCCAGCTATGTTTTTGATAAGAATACGGGATATTAGGCTTCGCGCTCACAAAAATTTTTAATGCGTGTAGAGTGCAACCAACACCTTTTCTATTACGACTATTAACGAAAATATTTTCACGCAATATTAAGTGCCAACAAATCAATTCTAACGACTAAATACATAGCACTATATTGAGCAAAAACTCTGAGCCAAATGAAAAAACAACCATTAACCAAATCGATAGCGAATAAAAGTTAAAACGTAAATTTTTATAACAATAAAACACGCCAAAACAATAATTAACACACCAATTAAAACGGCCTAATTCGTCAGATATTTTTACAAACAACCTTACCTGCAATAAAAATATATTTCTTAAAAAAAACCAAGCAACTTAAACCCGCAATATATATAGAGTTATTTTTTAAGGCGCAATTATTGCAGAGTCTAGGAGCTGCTTAAAGGTGTAAACATGAACAGGCAAATTAAAGCAAGCAGCGGCCAACAGTTCTTTGCTCAGAGGAGCACCTAGAAAAAACAGTTTAACAAAATATTTCACTCTTAATAATTTTTTGTGACACGCTCTTTTTAGCAGGAATAAAACACACCAAGAGAATTAGGGAAGCTCTTAAAAATCAGACTATTTTTTGTTATGGCAAGAAAGCACCACCCATAAGTCTGAAATTCACCGGCGCGAATTAGACACCGAGGATGGACCTGTCGCTGCGAAAAAATAACCCCTTTTTAAGAACGTCCCTAGAGGTACGCGTAAGCCTACAACACACGTCCAACACATAGTAAAGGAGTGCTTTGATGAAAAAAAAATCTAATTTGGCGATTTTATTAGCCGCCGTTGGCCTGGCCGGCAGTGGTTCAGCCATGGCAATGACCGTAGATTTTGAAGACCTGCCCGACCTCACCTCCGTCGGCGAATTTTACGCCAGTGATGGTTTGCATTTCAGCAATGCGATTTCGCTTACTGCTGGTTTTAGTCTCAACGAATTTGACTACCCACCAAGCAGCGGAAATGTTGCGATTGGCGATGATCTTGCGCCCATGGTTATTAATTTCGACGGGCTTACAAACGACATTTCTGCCAATTTTACCTACGCCTCACAACTTTCATTTTCTGCGTACGACTTGGGCGGCAGCCTTATAGGTAATTACCTGCACTTTAACGTCGACAATCTGGGCACTTCTGAATTAATTTCCCTGCCATTTACAGATGTGAGCCGTTTGGTTGTTGCCGGTGAGTGGGATGGCTCCTACATTATGGATGATTTCAACTTTTCCATATCCAACGTATCTCCCGTGCCGTTGCCTGGCAGCTTTGTTCTTTTTTCAACAGCCTTACTCGGGTTTGCGATCAGCATGAAAAAAAGAAACTTGCAACGCAAAAGTTAACGCGTATTTCTGGCAACTTTTTCAATCTGTCGCTCTTCGTGTTAGTTAGACCTAACGCGTAAAGAGCACATCTATTATTCTGGTTAAGGAGAACACCTATGTTTCGTTCCATGTGGCAACTGGGTTTAACCGCGGTGGCATCGGCGTTTCTGGCGCTGCCGGCTATCGCAGACAAGGGCGTTTTTAGTTCACAGTTATCCGTTGACGAACTCTTCGTTGGCGAACCTACATTAATTACCGTTTCGGCAGAAGTGGGCGCTGAAGATCTTTATATAAATTCTGTATCGCTCTACGAAACAACTGCGGAAGGGCAACCCCTGCAACGCCTGGGCAGTTTAAATGACGACGGTATCAATGGCGACGCCCGTCCGGCCGACACCATTTTTTCAATGCAGTTTGAAGTTTCTGAAAATGTAGCGACTACTCGCTATTTCAGAGTCTCGGCAGCCTATCGAGGAGATCGCGGTCGCTACCTGAGCCCGGTATTACCGGTAACGGTGTACGAACCTATAGCAACTTCGGTTTTCGAGGATATGCTCGCCGATTTGGCGGCACTGGAGTCTGCCTTCCACAATTATTTACTAAACATGAGCCTTACCGAGGCGCGCCTTGCGGTACTCGGCGACGCCCAGGCAAACCCTAATATATTAACAGCGGAGCTCATCGATGATGATTTGTCTCTGCTCTACGCGCCGGGCATTAGCGGTTGGGTGCCACTCACCGACCCCGATGAAATTCTCGATGCACCTGGCAACAGTGTGCCCACCAGCTTACCCGCTGATTACAAAAGCCCGGGCAACGATAAATTGCTGATTTTCGCGCCAGGCTACAGTGACGCATCACCGCAAGACAAAATAGCCGATCATGCAAAAAGTCAATTTGATAATGCGGAATTTATGGAGTTTGATCCCAACCCGGTAACCATTACCAAAGACTCCGCAGCGTCGCTGGCAGTGGTAAAAACCTGGGGTAATTACGGTACGGTAATTATGCACACCCACGGTGGTTACCTGAACGATTCCGCCGGCAATAAAAAAGTCGTGCTGCTTACCGGCACCCATTCCAACCTCATAAACTACATTGCCAATCTCCTGGATATCGTTGCCGGTCGCATTGGTGTTTCCAGTGGCAAGTTTTACATTTATCCCTCCTACATCACCAAACACGCCGCCAGTATGCAAAACACCTTCTTCTATCTCGGTGCCTGCGAGAGTATGAAAGACGATAGTATGTGGAATGCTTTAAAAGCCAAAGGGGCCAAAGTCGGTTTTGGATGGAGTGAAACGGTCTTCCGCACCTTCAACACCGATAAATTTAAAGACCTTATCAACCCCATGGTGCCCACCAACAACACTCAAGACCCAATTACCGCTAAAGCATCGTTCGATGCGATTGCCAACAAATGCGACGCTCACGCGACACCAGCCTGTTTAACCATGCGCACCGCCAGTGCGGATTGGCAAAAATTTGTATTTGCTGAAGGCGGCCTGATCAACGGCGATTTCGAAACCGGCGACTGGACTGGCTGGACCCATGGTGGCGATTACAATTTTCGAATTGTTTCCGGTGCGCGCAAACAAAACGGCAGTTACTCCGGCGCTCTCGGTCGCTGGGACACCGCTTACCACGGTTTTGATCCCACCTCCGAGCCATACGGCTACGAATGGTTCTATCAGGATTTTGTAGTACCGAACGCAGTGACTAAATTAAAATTCGCCTGGTGGATGGAAACCTACGATACCGCAGTGTGGGATTGGTTTGACGCTTACCTAAAAGATACCAGTGGCAATACCCTGGTTACTATCCTTGAAAAGGCGGGCAAACCGGGCACCAATTATGGCCCGTACTGGACTACCTCGGGCTGGCAACAGGTTGAAGTGGACCTTACTCCCTATCAGGGGCAGGAAATTCGCATATACTTCGACCAGCGTCTGGACGGCTACGGCGATCAGCAACGAGTGTACGTGGATGACGTAGTTCTGGAATAACAGCTAGCGCCTGCCCCGAAAATACGGGGCAGGCATTTATTCGACAATTTTATTGCACACGTTCATGAATCATTTTTCATGTATAACTTTGAAGTCTTTGAAAACACTGTGTCTTACAGCTTCGTTAGCCGTAACCTGCAACTGCAGCCCCGCGCCATCAACGCCATCTGAGCCAGTAGCTTCACCCAAAGAAGCATCGCGCGACGAGAACAGCACCATGCAAATTCGCGTACAACAAATTTTGCAAAAATTACCCACACTCGACATTCTTGTGCTGGACGAATTAACGGACTCACTGAGCGAGCCGAAAATCCATAAACCGGAGTTACCCCAGCCCTTCGCCGCCGCACGTTTCAAAGTAGGGTTTGAACGGGGGATTTTACTCATCATCGAAACCGAAGAACGCATTGGGCATATGGCGGACATTGTGCCCGGTAAAACTGTGATCGACGGTTATGTGGAATTAACAGCAACGCAATCGGGCATTAACAATTACCGACTCAGCGCCAGCGAAGTGCAGTATTTAATTGAAGCAATTTACACCCGATTCGCAGCGCCCATGAACCTCACACAGGCCGACGCATTGAATTTTGTGAAAGATCGTTTGCTGGCGGTTTATTTGAATGGCAATGATCAGCTTGCGGAGTTCCATCGCAAACACCTGCCTTAAGTTCATAAAACCCGCTGTCTTATTGATCCACCTAGAATCATCAGTTTTGCAAATTCGCTAAAGTGCGTGGCTTCCAGAATCTTTTTTCCTCCAGGAACACGTCGAGCCTTGCAATGAAACTTGAATCCCTCGCTTTACACCACGGCTACAGCGCCGAAGCCACCACCAAGGCGGCGGCAGTGCCGGTTTATCAGACCACATCTTACACCTTCGACAACACGCAACATGGCGCCGACCTGTTCGATCTCAAAGTGAAGGGGAATATTTACACGCGTATTATGAACCCCACCACCGATGTACTGGAGCAGCGTGTAGCAGCATTGGAGGGCGGAATCGGCGCGCTGGCGCTGGCATCGGGTATGGCGGCGATTACCTATTCCTTGCAGTGCTTGTGTGAAGCCGGCGACAACATCGTGAGCACCAGTCAATTGTACGGTGGCACCTACAATTTATTCGCGCACACCTTTCCAAAGCAGGGTATCGAAGCGCGCATGGTGAACCATAACGATTTCGACGGTTTCGAAAACGCCATAGACAGCAAAACCAAGGCGGTGTTTTGCGAGTCTATCGGCAACCCGGCAGGAAATATTGTTGATGTTGTACGACTCGCAGAAATCGCCCACAAGCATGGTGTACCGCTGATTGTCGACAACACGGTCGCCACTCCCTATTTGTGCCGCCCCTTCGAGTTGGGCGCGGATATTGTAGTGCACTCGCTGACCAAATATATGGGCGGTCACGGCACCAGCATCGGTGGCATTATTGTGGATTCCGGTAAGTTTGACTGGGCCGCCAATGCAAAGCGCTTTGCCGTTTTTAATGAACCAGACCCTTCATACCACGGTGTGGTTTACACCCGAGACCTGGGCGAGGCCGCCTATATTGGCCGCTGCCGGGTGGTGCCCTTACGCAACATGGGTGCGGCAATATCCCCGATGAACGCCTTCTTAATACTGCAAGGTATCGAAACTCTGGGCCTGCGCATGGAACGCCATTGCAGCAACGCGCTGCAATTGGCAAAGTTTCTGGAAACGCATCCTAAAGTCGCTTGGGTAAATTATGCGGCGTTGGCAAACAGCCCCTACTATTCCACCTGCTCGAAAATAACCGGCGGTAAAGCCTCTGGCATTTTAAGTTTTGGCATTCGCGGCGGTTTGCAGGCCGGGACACGTTTTATTGATGCTCTGCAAATGATTTTACGGTTGGTTAATATCGGCGATGCCAAATCTCTGGCTTGCCATCCGGCGTCTACCACCCACCGGCAGCTCAATGAAAAAGAATGCGCCGCCGCTGGAGTGAGCAGCGACTTGGTGAGAATTTCTGTGGGCATCGAACATATCGACGACATTATTGGCGATGTGAGCCAAGCATTGGAAAACGCCTGACGCCGCTAGCGGCTGACAGCTTTCCGGCACTGACTCACAGTTATGCATAGATCGCAGCAGGCTGATGATAGCGTTCGCTATACCATTCCCAATGCCATTTTGGCGCGCGGAATCCACATCATAAGCGTGGTGGCCGCAATACCGCCGAGCGTGATAAGAAACCCCATTGCCATCAAGCCAGATACCCACCATTGCTTCCAAGTCTGCTGTTGACGCTGCGCCCAAAAGACCAGCTCAGCGACTGCCATTGGCAAGAGATAGCAGGCGTAGGAGATGGCAATGTCCGCTGGGCCATCAAGGTTTTGAGTATTGCCATTGGGGCCCAGGTTAACCATGTACCAACCCATCAGGTAGAGGCGAAATGTCCACACCCCGTTTACCAATAAAAAGCTGTGAATCGCCCAACGGCGGTGTTCTACAAAATCGCGTTTCAATGCAAAACGCCACGCCAGTGCCACCGCTAACGGAATCAACAAACCGTTTAAGGTGATCCCGAGAGAACCGAAATCACTCAGTCGCGACCCCCGCACCCAGTTTAGGTAGAGTCCGGAAAAAGCGCCCATCAAACCCATCACCAAAAACAGACGACCATTCCAGCGGTGCAAACCGGGACACTGGCTTCGCAGTTGCGGCACCAACTGCAACACACCACAAAAACTCAAAATTGCCGCAGGAATAACATGCGCAAACAGTATCCCATTGCCCAAACCATCCCCATCGACGTAACCGGTGATCATTCCGGCGCTATTGATGTTTTCAGGATGGCCACTCAGAAACGGTATCGCATACAAAGCGACAAGGTAAAACGAAAAAAACCACTGCCCTATCAACACCACCAGCACCCAACTGGTGACGGACACGCGCAGGGCACCGCTGGAGTTTATCTGCAGTGAAGGGGATTGTGGAATTACGTGAGTAGTCATGGCTCTGGCCTCGTCATCATTGAAAACAGCAGCAGAATGCCGCCAGACGATCGAGGATTCGCGTCAAATTCCGAATTCAGCGCTAATTATTGCAGAAAATTTCTATTAGCCCGACAGAATTAATTGTTATACCGGTTGCATTGGCGGAGCGATCAAAGCACAAACGCCTTTAAATACGGCTTCAACAATTGACCCTGTTGTGATCTTATAAACGCTATCTTGAAACACAACCAGCCGTATACAAGCGTTGTAAGCGACCATGATGATCGATCACTTTTATTGGGCCTTGCTGGCATTGAGCCTCGGGCTACTGCTCAGCCAAACCCTGGTTTACCAAAAACGCGCCGTGCATTTGGTATTTGCGTTGTTTAGCGGTTCCATCGCTATGGTGGCCACACGGCATCTCACCGCAGACAGCCTGGGCCCGTACCAACATCTGATCGCGCTGGGCACCTGCGCCACCTGCAACGGCTACTGGCTGGTGTCACGCGCCTTGTTTCGCCGTGACAAGGCTATCTCCATCTACCATGTTTTATTTGCCTCCAGCGTAGCGATTCTGGTGGTGAGCAGCGAAAGCCTCAGCTTTGCCGAAGCCAGATTTCAGCTAAGTCTACAAAGTTTCGACACGGCACACTCTTCAATGGATAGCCTGCTAAATCTGCTCTCGTCGAGTATGTTGGTGCTCACAGTTTGGGAAGGTTGCAAGGGATTCAAGAAGGCCAACACCCGCGAACGGGCACAGCGATTGGTATTTCTGGGTAGCTTTGGTGGCGCGCTAATGGGTTGTATGCTGCTAAACAGTTTTGAAACCTTACGCCCCTGGTTAATGATTTTTTCGGCCTTTGAAATTCTTATAATTACCCAGGCATTGATTTTATGGCGTTTCCACGGCAATACAATTGCAAGCTGGTTAAACCTCAAAACCGCAAACGAAGCGCCACCTGAAAACGACGTCTCTGGCGAAGAAAGCGCCCCGGCACACAGTGACCCGTCTCTACTCAATGCCATAGAACACGCCCTGCACCACGAGAAAATTTATCTACAGACCCACCTAAAACTGGTTGATTTCGCGCAACGCCTGCAAGTACCGGAATACCGAGTTAGCCGGGCTCTGCGACAACATTTCAATGCACGCAATTTCAACCAGTACATCAATGAACTGCGCATTCAGCACGCCACGCAATTACTGCAAAACCCCAAGCACGACCACTGGCCCATGCTCACTGTTGGCCTCGAAAGCGGTTTCGCCTCGGCCGCACCATTTACGCGCGCCTTCAAGGCGATGCACGGCTGCACACCTCTGGAATTTAAAAAGCATCAAATTGATGATTTAAAATGGGTTAAATCGTAACTGGACTGCGCGATCTTGTTAAGCTCAGCGGTTTCGTGACGCACTTTTGGTCATCCAACGCGGGTAATCAAACCCATAAAACTTGGTTTCATAGATATAGGTGCGTATCGGTGTTTTTATTAACAACAGCAACAAACCAATGGAATACAAACACCACACAGCAGCCCACTC
The Alteromonadaceae bacterium 2753L.S.0a.02 DNA segment above includes these coding regions:
- a CDS encoding GH35 family endo-1,4-beta-xylanase, coding for MRFTKSLLSATLAATALVPLAAFSAPGASHPGATSAKSQLVSSLSDAAEQSRRLIGSAASHSLLNSADGEFANVLTQEFNYMTPENVGKWGPLQPGASDQWYFDAHDEMVDFAAANNMAYKGHTLVWHSQAPSFISDDLSAEELQEAIDNHIETTMRRYKGDIYAWDVVNEAIGDDAEFRDSVLYRTLGEDFIANAFYTADAVDHKAQLYYNDYNIAGINAKSNKVYDVLKGLVEAGVPIDGIGFQAHLVASTAPSYAELVENFTRFAELGLTINISELDVRISNLPWDKATNFAIQRQVYHRVVAACMRVKKCEGITTWGISDQYSWIDYTFGADDPLAWDEHYNRKPAYYGMIDGFMGINPDGEGAMPNLIANGNAEASADGWSSWTGTVERIDIPGVKNGNAIKVVDRTASWDGAIYDVTDVVRENQAYDAAVWVRVDQKAKQDTVQLNAKFQCAGEDAQYTTLAQSTARFNKWTRLTGELTLPNCELQEVAVYVAGAAPETDLIVDRASLRPQMFVPDAKGYGPNIVANSFFEDNADGWFGFGDAMVEASPIDAQSGTQSLYVSNRLASWQGPATSLLGAADAGDTYELFSWVSVDGADAWVNATVKASCPDGDQYINITGQTVFSGTWTLLRGTFEVPDCDLSGLTLYFEGPGADLAMFLDDVYVRKDLEASSDNLLDNGGFENGTTGWQAWGGSSITTASDRAHSGDYSGLLTNRSASWQGPVYDLLSEVVAGGTYDVSAWGMVAGVAEDTLNITVKTSCIVEGDNYHQLASVTVNDASWTPLQGSIVLPDCDLTQVFLYFDGPAAGVDVYLDDVVITGTAAPEAINLVANGDFENGLNGWISWGGSLSATTEQANSGSQSARLSARVGSWEGPVYNLLSAGLEAGATYDVSAWGRIAGVALDSMSITLKVVCDDGATSYLWGGAADVSDAAWAEVSGSVTVPDCTLTEASLYFGGPAQAADIYLDDVSVIAQ
- a CDS encoding tryptophan synthase beta chain, which encodes MPDYFKATPTTDGQFGEFGGSYIPEELQQEMDRITEAYYSISKSHQFISELRSIRKHFQGRPTPVYYAATLSNKYGGRIYLKREDLNHTGAHKLNHCMGEALLAKTMGKKKLIAETGAGQHGVALATAAAYFGLECEIHMGEVDIAKEHPNVVRMKILGAKVVPVGHGLKTLKEAVDSAFQSYLQDPINTIYCIGSVVGPHPFPMMVRDFQRIVGIEAREQFFEMTGELPDNVVACVGGGSNAMGIFSGFIEDETCEIYGVEPLGRGPGTGDHAATMSYGKPGIIHGFKCYLLQDEKGEPGPVYSIASGLDYPGVGPEHSMLKDTQRVKYEAISDEECISAFFELSRKEGIIPALESAHAVAFATKLAQQKPRQSILVNLSGRGDKDIDFVTEHYGTGEPN
- a CDS encoding O-acetylhomoserine sulfhydrylase, with translation MKLESLALHHGYSAEATTKAAAVPVYQTTSYTFDNTQHGADLFDLKVKGNIYTRIMNPTTDVLEQRVAALEGGIGALALASGMAAITYSLQCLCEAGDNIVSTSQLYGGTYNLFAHTFPKQGIEARMVNHNDFDGFENAIDSKTKAVFCESIGNPAGNIVDVVRLAEIAHKHGVPLIVDNTVATPYLCRPFELGADIVVHSLTKYMGGHGTSIGGIIVDSGKFDWAANAKRFAVFNEPDPSYHGVVYTRDLGEAAYIGRCRVVPLRNMGAAISPMNAFLILQGIETLGLRMERHCSNALQLAKFLETHPKVAWVNYAALANSPYYSTCSKITGGKASGILSFGIRGGLQAGTRFIDALQMILRLVNIGDAKSLACHPASTTHRQLNEKECAAAGVSSDLVRISVGIEHIDDIIGDVSQALENA
- a CDS encoding putative membrane protein DUF2306 translates to MTTHVIPQSPSLQINSSGALRVSVTSWVLVVLIGQWFFSFYLVALYAIPFLSGHPENINSAGMITGYVDGDGLGNGILFAHVIPAAILSFCGVLQLVPQLRSQCPGLHRWNGRLFLVMGLMGAFSGLYLNWVRGSRLSDFGSLGITLNGLLIPLAVALAWRFALKRDFVEHRRWAIHSFLLVNGVWTFRLYLMGWYMVNLGPNGNTQNLDGPADIAISYACYLLPMAVAELVFWAQRQQQTWKQWWVSGLMAMGFLITLGGIAATTLMMWIPRAKMALGMV